From a single Aggregatilinea lenta genomic region:
- a CDS encoding HAD-IA family hydrolase, translating into MIKAVLLDLDDTLLGNPTETFIKAYLGLLSQSLGQSFPPEVMQGLMRATQAVAHKQDPLRTNEEAFYETIAPYLPTGREGFDVPVTEFYRAVFPGLRSHTTERPFVRGMVEWLIGEGYQVVVATNPFFPRVAIEQRLAWAGLPIDVIPFALVTTLENMHFCKPHPEYYEEILARIGVQSDEAIMIGDDWDNDITPAWRAGLNTFWAPTAGEPVTVPPVAPDGIGTLEDFARLIQNEGWLRSLTPRPLTPDQIAPRLTGNIAAILGAARDVPPHVWHMRPDPDEWSPVEVLYHLEESERLVQRARLETIAREANPFLADPNPPPGPATRTCPPNGWTVALAFAAERQITLDFLAALPAGAWDRPARHSIFGPTTLLEMANFTAQHDRLHLTQLCQTVGKCL; encoded by the coding sequence ATGATCAAAGCTGTGCTGCTCGATCTGGACGATACGCTGCTGGGCAATCCCACCGAGACGTTCATCAAGGCCTATCTCGGCTTGCTGTCGCAGTCGCTGGGCCAGTCCTTCCCGCCGGAAGTCATGCAGGGTCTGATGCGCGCCACGCAGGCCGTAGCTCACAAGCAGGACCCGCTGCGGACTAACGAGGAAGCGTTCTACGAGACGATCGCGCCTTACCTGCCAACGGGCCGTGAAGGCTTCGACGTGCCCGTGACCGAGTTCTACCGGGCCGTGTTTCCCGGCCTGCGCTCGCACACGACCGAGCGCCCGTTCGTGCGCGGCATGGTCGAGTGGCTGATAGGTGAGGGCTATCAGGTGGTGGTCGCCACCAACCCGTTCTTCCCGCGTGTCGCTATCGAGCAGCGGCTGGCGTGGGCGGGCCTGCCTATCGACGTGATCCCGTTCGCGCTGGTGACTACGCTCGAAAACATGCACTTTTGCAAGCCACACCCCGAATATTACGAGGAGATTCTGGCGCGGATCGGCGTGCAGTCGGACGAAGCGATCATGATCGGTGACGACTGGGACAACGACATCACGCCCGCGTGGCGGGCCGGATTGAATACGTTCTGGGCACCGACGGCAGGCGAGCCGGTGACAGTCCCGCCCGTCGCGCCGGATGGAATCGGCACGCTGGAAGACTTCGCGCGGCTGATCCAGAACGAGGGCTGGCTGCGCTCCCTGACGCCGCGCCCGCTGACGCCCGACCAGATCGCGCCGCGCCTGACGGGGAACATCGCGGCCATTCTCGGCGCGGCGCGCGACGTTCCGCCACACGTGTGGCACATGCGCCCGGACCCCGACGAATGGTCTCCGGTCGAGGTGTTGTATCACCTGGAAGAAAGCGAGCGCCTCGTGCAGCGCGCCCGGCTGGAAACCATCGCACGCGAGGCGAACCCGTTCCTGGCCGATCCGAACCCGCCGCCCGGTCCCGCGACACGCACCTGCCCGCCGAACGGCTGGACCGTCGCGCTGGCCTTCGCCGCCGAGCGCCAGATCACGCTCGACTTCCTTGCGGCGCTGCCCGCCGGCGCCTGGGATCGCCCGGCGCGGCACAGCATCTTCGGCCCGACGACGCTGCTGGAAATGGCGAATTTCACCGCCCAGCACGACCGCCTGCACCTCACGCAGCTTTGCCAGACGGTGGGGAAGTGCCTGTAA
- a CDS encoding ABC transporter permease, whose amino-acid sequence MARVLNEIGFVLHMIKLNLAGIMEYRASFVMQAVGMFINNGIYFVFWLLFFDRFQEIRGYEIEQIYLLFAIITLGWGLAFTTAGNAPQVAGLIAQGRLDYYLTLPRPVILHLLFSRMDAFSMGDLTFGVVAYLLTGRYDPLSIALFLLCTVFAAVIFICFRATAGCLSFFVGNATQWAGHLSQMMVTFSLYPMGLFQGTMRLVLYTLIPAGFVGAVPVEIVETHNPALVGALAGAALVSAAVLVLVFRLGLRRYESGSAINVNI is encoded by the coding sequence ATGGCACGCGTCCTGAACGAGATCGGCTTCGTGCTGCATATGATCAAGCTCAATCTGGCCGGGATCATGGAATATCGCGCCAGCTTCGTGATGCAGGCCGTTGGCATGTTCATCAACAACGGGATCTACTTCGTGTTCTGGCTGCTGTTCTTCGACCGCTTTCAGGAGATTCGCGGCTACGAGATCGAGCAGATTTACCTGCTGTTCGCGATCATCACGCTGGGCTGGGGGCTGGCTTTCACTACGGCGGGCAACGCGCCGCAGGTCGCCGGGCTGATCGCGCAGGGGCGGCTCGACTATTACCTGACCCTGCCCCGCCCGGTGATCCTGCACCTGCTGTTCAGCCGTATGGACGCGTTTTCGATGGGCGATCTCACATTCGGCGTGGTCGCCTACCTGCTGACGGGCCGCTACGATCCGCTCTCAATCGCGCTATTTCTGCTGTGCACGGTGTTCGCGGCGGTGATCTTCATCTGCTTCCGCGCAACGGCGGGCTGCCTGTCGTTTTTCGTCGGCAACGCGACGCAGTGGGCCGGTCACCTGTCGCAAATGATGGTTACGTTTTCGCTGTATCCGATGGGGCTGTTCCAGGGCACGATGCGGCTGGTGCTGTATACGCTGATCCCGGCAGGCTTCGTCGGGGCGGTGCCAGTCGAGATCGTGGAGACGCACAATCCCGCGCTGGTCGGGGCACTGGCGGGCGCCGCCCTGGTAAGCGCGGCGGTGCTGGTGCTCGTGTTCCGGCTGGGACTGCGACGCTACGAGAGCGGCAGCGCGATCAATGTGAATATTTGA
- the efp gene encoding elongation factor P — protein MIDVNQLRKGTNFTLDGELYKVLDYQHIKTGRGNATIRVQVRNLRTNSQFETTFTSGDRVKDIHIDTIQVEYLFDDGEFLNFMDIETYEQPQLRKDVFGDSFLYLKENTLLKLLQYEGEFLDYELPTSVEHKIADAEMAVAGDTATGATKKVTTETGLQVTVPLFVNVGDTIRIDTRDGSYITRV, from the coding sequence ATGATTGACGTAAATCAACTTCGCAAAGGCACCAACTTCACCCTTGACGGTGAGCTGTACAAAGTGCTGGACTACCAACACATTAAAACCGGGCGCGGCAATGCGACGATCCGGGTGCAGGTCCGCAACCTGCGCACGAACTCGCAGTTTGAAACGACCTTCACGTCGGGCGACCGCGTGAAGGATATTCACATCGACACCATCCAGGTCGAGTACCTGTTCGACGACGGTGAGTTCCTGAACTTTATGGACATCGAGACGTACGAGCAGCCGCAGCTTCGCAAGGACGTGTTTGGCGACAGTTTCCTGTATCTGAAGGAAAACACCCTCCTGAAGCTGCTCCAGTACGAAGGCGAATTTCTGGACTACGAACTGCCGACTTCGGTCGAGCATAAGATCGCGGACGCGGAAATGGCAGTCGCAGGCGACACCGCGACCGGCGCGACCAAGAAAGTCACCACCGAAACCGGCCTGCAAGTGACCGTGCCGCTGTTCGTCAACGTGGGCGACACGATTCGGATCGACACCCGCGACGGCTCGTACATCACGCGCGTCTAG